In the Streptomyces sp. SJL17-4 genome, CAGCCGCATCACGCCGTACCGCCAGCGCTCCAGGAAGGTGGAGTGGGCGGTGGAGGTGTTGGTGACGGTGACCAGGACGGCAGCGAGCAGCGAGGTGACGAGCAGTCCGCCGACCGCGACGACCGCGGCGAGCCACGGGTTGGAGCGGTCGCCCTTGGCGTAGAACTCCTTGCGGCCCAGCAGCAGCGCGAGCACGAACGCGGCGGTCAGGACCAGCGAGATCCAGTTCTGGGCGTGCTGCCGGATCTCCGGGAAGAACATCACCAGGGCGAAGAGCAGCAGGAACAGACCGCCGAGCACCAGGTTGAGGATCCACGCCGCGCGCTTGCGCCGTCGCATGGTGATCGCCAGGAAGAGGGTGAAGACCCCCGAGGCGAAGCCCGCCGTGAGCATGTACGGGGTGAAGTAGTTGTCCTCGTTGTGGCGGCGCAGGTCCTGCCCGAAGGAGACCCAGACGGCGCTCAGGAAATTGATGAACGTGACGACGCGCAGGTACCAGACGGCGAACGCGGCGCTGCGCCGTGAACGGGCGGTCGTGCCCCGGGGTGCTGCTTCGGCAGACAAGCGGACTTCTCCCATGAAAAGCGATCATATGGGGCAGTCCTTGCCGCACGGAGACGCCGGAGACGGCCACGCGCGCGTCGCGCGTGACCGCCTCGGAGTCGATCGTTCCCGTCTCCCCGCTCTCAGGCCTCCGCAGCGCCCTCGTCGTCCGGAGTGGTCGGATCCGGACGTTCGGGCAGCTCCGCGGCGAACGCCGCCGCGGCCTTGACGAGGGGGAGTGCGAGCAATGCCCCGGTTCCCTCACCCACATGGACGCCGTGATCGAGCAGAGGGTTGAGCGCCATCCTGTCCAGGGCCTTCGCCTGCGCCGGCTCCCCGCTCACCTGACCCGCGAGCCACCAGTCCGGCGCCCGGAACGCCGCCCGCTGCGCCACCAGCGCGCACGCCGCGCCCACCACCCCGTCCAGGATCACCGGCATCCGCCGCACCGACGCCTGGAGCAGGAAACCGGTCATCGCCGCCAGATCCGCCCCGCCGACCGCCGCCAGCAGCTCCAGCTGATCGCCCAGGACCGGCCGGGCCCGCCGCAGCGCGTCCCGGATCGCCGCGCACTTCCGCATCCACGCCAGATCGTCGATCCCGGCGCCACCCCGGCCCGTCACCACGGAGGCGTCCGTCCCGCAGAGGGCCGCGATCAGCGTGGCGGCCGGCGTCGTCCCGCCGACACTCAGATCCCCGAGGACCACCAGATCGGTGCCCGAGTCCGCCTCCTCGTCGGCGATCGCGATCCCGAGCCGGACGGCCGCCTCGGTCTCCTCGACCGTCAGCGCGTTCTCGACGTCGATCCGGCCGCTGCCGCGCCGCACCCGGTGGCGTACCACCTCGGCGGGCAGCAGCTCCGGGTCGCAGTCCAGGCCCGCGTCCACGACCCGGACCGGCACGTCCGTCGACCGGGCGAGCACCGCGATCGGACTCGCCCCGTCCAGGACCGCGCGCACCAGCTCGTGCGCGGTGCCCGCCGGGCGCCCCGACACATCGAGCGAGGCCACCCCGTGATCGCCCGCGAACAGCACCACCTTCGGCTGCTCGATCGCCCGCACCTTGACCGAGGCCTGCGCGGCCGACAGCCACTCACCGAGCTCGTCGAGCCGACCCAGCGCACCCGGCGGCACGGTCAGCCGCTCACGGCGCTCCTCGGCGTCCCGCCGGATCCCCCCGTCGGGGCGCTCGATCAGATCGGAGAAGTCGTCCAGGTTCACGGATTTCCGCCTTGTGAATCAGCGAGGGCCATCGGTGCTCGCACCCTACCCGCGCAGCACGAGCGCCTGACCGGCGACCACGAGGAGGACCTCCTCGCACTCGTCCCCGAAGGACGCGTTGAGCCGGCCCAGCTCGTCACGGAAGCGGCGCCCCGCCGCCGTCGCCGGCACCACCCCCGAGCCGACCTCGTTCGTGACGGCGACGACCGTACGACGGGTCGCCCGCACCGCCGCCACCAGCTCGGCGGTCCGCTCGCGCAGCGCGCTCTGCCCGCCGGCCGCCCACGTCTCGTCGTCCCAGGCACCCACCCGGTCCATGGCATCGGTCAGCCACAACGACAGACAGTCCACGAGGAGCGCCGGCCCGTCCCCTTCGAGCAGCGGTACGAGGTCACAGGTCTCGGCGGTACGCCAGGACCCCGGGCGCCGCTCCCGGTGCAGGCTGACCCGCTCCGCCCACTCCGGATCGCCCTCCCGACTGCCGCCCGTCGCCACGTACAGCACCTCGGGGAAGGTCTCGAGACGTCGCTCGGCCTCGACGGACTTCCCCGACCTGGCCCCGCCGGTCACCAGGGTCCGCCGGGGCACGTCCGGCACCTCGTGGTACTCGCCGACGTACAGCGTCGTCCCGTCCGGCACCGCCCGCGCGCCCGCCGCCGCGAGCCGCCGGTCCAGCTCGGCGCCGGTCGGCGCGTCATGGTCCAGATGGACGGCGACGACATCGGTCGCGGGCCCGACGGCCCCGGTCGCCCGCAGCCGGGCCAGCGCGTCCGGCCGACCCGTCACATCGGCGACCACCATGTCGTACGGCACCCGGTGGTCCTCCGGAAGCCCCGCAGGGGACCCGCCCGGCGGCAGATAGAGCAGCGTCTCGCCGTCGGCCGAGGTCACCTCGTACCCGGTACCGGGGGAGTCCATCGGCACCGCCCGCACCCGGTGCCCGGAGATCAGCGTCAACTCCCGTCCGTCCGGCACCCGCCCGGCGGTGGGCAGCCCCGCGGGCACCTCCACCGCGGGCCCGTCGTGCGGATGGGTCAGCAGCACCTGCCGCACGCCCACCAGTGAATGCCCGGACCGCGCGGCGGCCAGGGCGGCGCCCGGGGTCAGATCGAGCAGCAGGGCGCCGTCCACGAGCAGCGCCGTCGCGGCGCGGACCCGTGGCCCACGGGAGAGCGCGCACACCGCGCAGGGGCAGTCGGGACGGGGCAGTCCGAGCGGGGCGCCGGTGCCGAGCAGAGTCAGTTCCACCCTCAGATCCTCCCGCGCCACCGCGAGCCGTGCGCGCCCGGCTACTCTGCGGGCAGGAAACCGATCATCCGGTGAGCGCCAGGAGGCGGACATGGCATGGACGTGGCGGTTCGAGAAGTCCGACGGCACGGAGGTCGAGCCGGTGGTGACGCCTGAGGAGTTCACCACCCAGGGCGACGCGGAAAGCTGGATCGGCGAAAACTGGCGGGACCTGCTGGGAGGGGGCGCGGACCAGGTGACCCTGTCGGAGGACGGGACGAAGATCTACGGCCCGATGCCCCTGAACGCGGAGGGCTGAGCACCCGGCACCCAGGGCGGGCGCCCCGCGGTGGGCAACGGTCCCCGGGGCGCCCCGCCCACCCCGCCGCAGCCGTGCCGGGCAACAGCCCCGCGGGGGCTCCGCCCCCGCCCACACGGGGCGTGGCGGGGGCGCGGGCGGCGCCCCACACGGCGGGGGCCGGCGCGGGCGCGGCGTGCGCTCGCGCGGCGGGTGTGGGGCGGGCGCGGGCTCGCATGAAGCGGGGCGCGGGCGTGTGCCCACCCGGCGGCGACGTGGGCGCGCGCCCACGCGAGGCGGGGCGCGGTGTGTGGCCGCGCCGAAGCGGGGCGCGTGGGTCGCCGCGGCGGGCGGCGCCCCGCCCCCTACATCTCGCCCAGCGTGACCTCGACCTTCTCCGTCGCCGTCCCCCGGACATACGTCACCGTCACCTCGTCGCCCGGCCGCCGCGAGGCCAACGCCTCCGACAGCGACGTGATCGTCGTGACATCCGTGTCGCCCAGCCGGGTGATCACATCCCCCGGCCTCAGCCCCGCCTCACCCGCCGCCCCGTCCGCCGGCGCCTCGACCACCGCCACGCCCGCCGGCTCGTAGTCGTCGTTCAGCACCGTACGGCCGGTGATGTTCAGCGCCGCCCGGCCCGAGTCCGTGACCTTGCCGTCCTTGACGATCTGGTCCGCGATCGTCCGCACCATCGACGCCGGGATCGCGAACCCGATGCCGGCGGCCGAACCGCCGCCCAGCTCCGGGTCGACCGCCGCGAGCGTCGGGATGCCGATGACCTCGCTGTCCAGGTTCACCAGCGCGCCCCCGCTGTTGCCGGGGTTGATCGCGGCCGAGGTCTGGACCATGTTCGCGATCGTCGCGCCCGTGCCGCCGCCGGTCCGTCCCTCGCTGACCGTGCGTCCGGTCGCCGAGACGATGCCCTGGGTCACGCTGCCGGACAGGCCCAGCGGCGAGCCCATCGCCAGCACGATCTGCCCCATGTCGACGGCCGTGGAGTCGCCGAACTTCGCCGGCTTCAGACCCTGCGGCACCGATTCCAGCTTGATCACGGCGAGATCCTGCTCGGGGTACGAGGAGACGAGCCGGGCGGTGACCGGCTGCCCACCCGTCGCGGCACTGACCCTGAAGGACTTCTCCTGGCCCACCACGTGCGCGTTGGTGACGATGTGGCCCTTGTCGTCGTAGACGACCCCGGAGCCGAGGCTCTCGGCCGCGTCGATCTGCACGACCGACGGCAGGACGTTCTTGATGACGGCCCGGTAGTCGTCCTGGAGTTCGTTGGCGGCGAGCGGCGCCGCCGCCTGTGTGGAGCGCTCCGGCGCGGGCGTGCTTCCGCCGCCGGAGCAGCCGCCGACGAGCGTGACGGCGCACGCGACGGCGGTCAGGGGCAGAAGGAGGCGGGGGGTACGGGCACGGGATACGTCCATGTCCGGAGTATCCGTTTCATCCCTGTGGCGGGCCCGGCGAGCGCACCCGATCAGGGGTGCGCTCGCTCAGCCCCGTACCCCGCACAGATGCAGCAGCGCCGCCACGCGGCGGTACGGCTCCGTCCGCCCCGCCCGGTCCTCGGCGGCGAGCAGCCGCTCCAGCTCCTCGGCGGCCGGCAGGCCCGCCTCGGCCGGGATGCTGTCGGTGAAGACCCGTACCCCGTACCAGGCGTGCAGCGGCGCCGCGATCCCGGCGAGCGTCGCCGTCAGCGCGTCGAGGCGGTCGGCCCGCACCTTCACGCCGTTGTCGTCGGTGTAGACGTCCGAGTCGAAGCCGGTGAGCGCACCGGACCAGTCCCCGGCGAGCCCCGGCCGCATGGAGAGGGCCTCCGCGTTCCGCACGACCAGCGAGAGCAGTCCGCCGGGGGCGAGCATCCGGGCCAGGCCCGCGAGCAGCGCGTCGGGCTCGTCCGCGTACATGAGGACGCCGTGGCAGAGGACGACGTCGAAGCTGCCGGGGAGGAAGTGCACCCCGGTCTCGCGTCCGTCGCCCTCGATCAGCCGGACCCGCTCACGGATCCCGGCGGGCTCGGTCGCCAGCGACTCACGGGCGGCCTTCAGAAGATCGGGATCGGCTTCGAGGCCGGTCACCGTGTGCCCCGCGCGGGCGAGACGCAGCGCCTGCGTGCCCTGGCCCATGCCGGCGTCGAGGATCCGGAGTCGCTGCCCCACGGGATAGCGGCCGGATATCTGCTCGTCGAGCTGGCGGGCGACGATCTCCTGCCGGATGGTGTCGCGCAGCCCGCCGGAACCGGCGGGCCAGTGCACGACGGGCAGCACAGGACCGCCCGACTCCGACGTCGCGGCGCCGAAAGCGCGCTCGACGGGCTCAGAACTGTCGGCGCTCAGGGCCGCTCTCCGCGCTTGACCTGCGGCTTCGGCAGTCGCAGTCGGCGCATCTGGAGCGTACGCATCAGGCCGTAGGCGATGGCGCCACGCTTCGGCTCGTTCGGGAAGCGCTCGTTGAGCTGCTTGCGGAGCCGGATCCAGATGCCGACCGAGTCGATGACGATCAGGATGATCACACCGAGCCAGAGCAGCAGCGAGATGTTCTGCAGCGACCGGTTGGCGTTGCCGAACAGCGACAGCACGAGGATCACCACGGCCATCGGCAGGAAGAACTCGGCGATCGCGAACCGCGAGTCGACGAAGTCGCGCACGAAGCGGCGGACCGGACCCTTGTCGCGGGCGGGCAGGTAACGCTCGTCGCCACTGGCCAGCGCTTCGCGCTGACGGGCCAGGTCCGAGCGGCGTGCCTCGCGCTGGCGCTTGGCGGCCTCCTTGCGGTCGGTCGGCACCGTCGCGGCGCGACGGCGCTGGGTCTGCGCGTCACTCCGCTTCGGGGTCGGGCGGCCCTTGGGGGCCTCGGGGTCGCGGGGCTGCTTGGAAAGGTCCGCCGTCACCTTGTCGGTGGGGGCCTTCTCGTCCTTCGAACGGCTACGGAACACAAAACCCAAGGGTACGGGGTGGCGGGCATGAACCCCATGCCGGGCGGGAACGATCCGCTAACAGAGTGCGTCTACGGCGGTACGTACGCAGGACGGGCGAGGTTTCCCCTAGATCCATCTACTCCCTGCGCGGGAGGGGAGGCCGGCCGTAGTCGTCCTTTGGGAGGAGCGCATCCGGCTCCGAACAGTGCGGTAATGGAGACAGGGCCCGTACTGTGGATCCTGTCGAAAAGCTGGAGCCGAAGTCCGTCAGAAGGGGGCGCGCGAAGCCCATGAGCGGTGTCATGAAGCGTATGGGGATGATCTTCCGCGCGAAGGCGAACAAGGCCCTTGACCGGGCCGAGGATCCGCGCGAGACGCTCGATTACTCCTACCAGAAGCAGCTGGAGCTGCTGCAGAAGGTGCGACGGGGCGTCGCCGACGTCGCCACCTCCCGCAAGCGGCTCGAACTCCAGCTGAACCAGCTGCAGGGCCAGTCGGCCAAGCTGGAGGACCAGGGCCGCAAGGCGCTGGCACTCGGCCGCGAGGACCTGGCGCGCGAGGCGCTGTCCCGCCGCGCCGCGCTCCAGCAGCAGGTCAGCGACCTGGAGGTGCAGCACCAGACGCTGCAGGGCGAGGAGGAGAAGCTCACCCTCGCCGCCCAGCGTCTCCAGGCCAAGGTGGACGCCTTCCGCACCAAGAAGGAGACCATCAAGGCGACCTACACGGCGGCCCAGGCGCAGACCCGGATCGCGGAGTCCTTCTCCGGCATCTCGGAGGAGATGAGCGACGTCGGTCTCGCGATCCAGCGGGCCGAGGACAAGACCGCCCAGCTCCAGGCGCGCGCGGGCGCGATCGACGAGCTGCTCGCCTCGGGCGCGCTCGACGACCAGTCGGGCCTGGCCAAGGACGACATCCAGGCCGAGCTCGACCGGCTCTCCGGAGGTACGGACGTCGAGCTGGAGCTCCAGCGGATGAAGGCGGAGCTGGCCGGCGGCCCGTCGGCGCAGCAGCAGGCCATCGAGGGCGGCGGCGCGGCGGCGCCGCAGGACGCCCCGCCGCAGCAGCAGTCCCACCCGCGCTTCGAGAAGTAGGCGACGGCACGTAGGCGACAGCCCGCGAACAGACAGGACGCGTCATGATCGTACGGATCATGGGGGAGGGCCAGTGGAAGCTGGCCGACAGCCACTTCGTCGAGCTGAACAAACTCGACGACGAGCTGCTCGAGGAGATGGAGTCGGGGGACGAGGAAGGTTTTCGGCGCACGCTGAACGCTCTCCTGGACGAGGTCCGGCGGCTCGGTGAGCCCCTGCCTGACGACGCGCTCGAACCCTCGGAGCTGATCCTCCCCGCTCCGGACGCGGGCCTGGACGAGGTCAAGGAGATGCTCTCCGACGACGGCCTCATCCCCGGCTGACGCCCCTGAACGACGGTCCCGCCACCCCTAAGGGTGGCGGGACCGTGTGCTTCCCCCGCACGCCCACCACTCCGAAGCGGCCCCACCCGCGGCGACGGCCGTCCCGCCCGCTGCGGACAGGGCCGACCTGCCCCGCTGTGGACGCGCGGCCGTCCGACGGCTGTGGACAGGGCCGTCCCGCCCGGCTGCGGCCACGGCCCCGTCCGCCCACTGCCGACACGGCCGATCACCCCGCTGCGGACGCGCCCGTCCACCCTGCTGCGCCCGCGCCCGTCCGCCCGCTACGGACACGGCCGACCGCCCCGCCCCGTACCGTTGTTCCCCGTGACCCCCACCGGACCCGCCACCGGCACCCTCTTCGCCCGTCTCCGCGACGGGTTCCGCGCGCATCCGCTCGCCTTCGACGCGACGCTCGCGTTCGGCGTGCTCGTCTCGATGATTGCCGGGTCCTTCACCGACCCGCACGGCAGCCCGACCGGGCCGACCTTCGGCGAGCGCGTGCCCAGTGTCACGAGCGTGCTGCTCATGGTGCTGGCGGCCGCCGCCCTGGTGCTGCGCCGGCGCTACCCCTTCCACGTGCTCTGCTTCACGGTGGCGGTCAGCCTCCTCGAACTGGTCAACGACACCCGGCCCGCCACCGTCTCCATGAGCGCCGTCATCGCGCTCTACACGGTCGCCTCCCGCACCGACCGGCCCACCACCTGGCGGGTCGGCCTCGTCACCATGGCGGCGCTGACGGCCGCCGCCATGGCCTTCGGCCCCACCCCCTGGTACGCCCAGGAGAACCTCGGCCTCTTCGCCTGGACCGGCATGGCGGCGGCCGCGGGAGACGCCGTCCGCAGCCGCCGGGCCTTCGTCGACGCCATCAGGGAGCGCGCCGAGCGGGCCGAGCGCACCCGCGAGGAGGAGGCGGGCCGCCGGGTCGCGGAGGAGCGGCTGCGGATCGCCCGCGACCTCCACGACGTCGTCGCCCACCACATCGCCCTGGTGAACGTCCAGGCCGGCGTCGCCGCACACGTCATGGACAAGCGCCCCGACCAGGCCAAGGAGGCCCTCGCGCACGTCCGGGACGCGAGCCGGTCCGCGCTCGACGAGCTGCGCGCCACCGTCGGCCTGCTGCGCCAGTCCGGCGACCCGGAGGCCCCCACCGAACCGGCCCCCGGCCTCGCCGTCCTCGACGGGCTGCTCGACAGCTTCCGCAAGGCCGGGCTGCCGGTCGCCCTGGCCCGTACCGACGGGGAACGGCCGCTCCCCGCGACCGTCGACCTGGCCGCGTACCGGATCGTGCAGGAGGCGCTGACCAATGTGCGGAAGCACGCGGGGCCGGACGCCAAGGCCGAGGTGAGCGTCGTCCGGGTGGGCCGTACGGTCGAGATCACCGTCCTCGACAACGGCACGTCCGTCCCCGACCCCGACCGCGACCCCGACCCGGACCCCGTACCCAACGGTGGCCACGGACTGCTCGGCATGCGCGAGCGGGTCGGCGCGCTCGGCGGCACCCTGACCGCGGCCCCCCGGTACGGCGGCGGCTTCCGGGTCCAGGCGATACTGCCGGTGACGTTCCGTACGGGGGAGGACACATGACGATCCGGGTACTGCTGGCCGACGACCAGGCCCTGCTCCGCAGCGCCTTCAAGGTCCTGGTGAACTCCGAACCGGACATGGAGGTCGTCGGCGAGGCAGCCGACGGCGCCCAGGCCGTGGCCCTCGCCCGCTCCGAGCGGGCCGACGTGGTCCTGATGGACATCCGGATGCCGGGCACGGACGGCCTCGCGGCCACCCGCATGATCACCGCGGACCCGGAGCTCTCCGACGTCCGGATCGTCATGCTGACCACCTTCGAGGTCGACGAGTACGTCGTGCAGTCGCTACGCGCCGGGGCCTCCGGCTTCCTCGGCAAGGGCGCCGAACCGGAGGAACTGCTCGGTGCGATCCGGATCGCCCACGCCGGTGAGGCGCTGCTCTCCCCGGCCGCCACCAAGGGCCTGATCGCCACGTTCCTCGCCCAGGGTCCCGGCGCGGACGTCGTGGGCGACGGCGACCGGGGCCGTACCGAGCGGCTCGCCGCGCTCACCGCCCGGGAGCGCGAAGTCCTCGTCCTCGTCGCCGGAGGTCTCTCCAACGACGAGATCGCCGAGCGGCTCGACGTCAGCCCGCTCACCGTGAAGACCCACGTCAATCGGGCCATGGCCAAGCTCGGCGCCCGCGACCGGGCCCAGCTGGTCGTCACCGCCTACGAATCCGGACTGGTACGTCCAAGGGTGGAGTGACCGGGGGCTCCGGCGTACTCCAGACGCGGTATGCGCGGCATAAGGATGTGGACCCGGGGGGCGAGGATTTCCTGCCCTGGATGGCAGATCGTATAGGCGGGGGGCACCTCCGGCGGATCGCGTGGATCTCGCGGATCTCGCGGATCTCGCGGATCTCGCGGATCCCGTGGATCTCTTGGATCCGGCCGGAGCCTTGGCTGCTCCCGCCTGTCGACGAGTACGCCACAGAAGAGAGACCCCATGTCCTGGCTGTCCAGATTCAGCCTCGCGCAAAGGGCCCTGATCGGGCTGATCTCCATCGTCGCCCTGGTGTTCGGGGCGATTGCGATACCGCAGCTGAAGCAGCAGCTGTTCCCCTCGATCGAGCTGCCCATGGTCTCGGTCCTCGCCCCCTACCAGGGTGCCTCTCCCGATGTGGTCGAGAAGCAGGTCGTCGAGCCCCTGGAGAACAACCTCAAGGCCGTCGACGGCCTGAAGTCGGTCACCTCCACGGCCTCCGAGGGCATGGCGCTCGTCATGGCCTCCTTCGACTACGGCGACGAATCGACGAAGCAGCTCGTCGCCGACGTCCAGCAGGCCGTCAACCGGGCCCGCGCCGAACTGCCCGACACGGTCGACCCGCAGGTCGTGGCCGGCTCCACGGACGACATCCCGACCGTCGTCCTCGCCGCCGCCTCCGACCAGGACCCGCAGGCCCTCGCGGACCTGCTGGACCGCACCGTGGTGCCCGCCATCGAGGGCATCGAGGGCGTCGGCCAGGTCTCCGTCACCGGCGTCCAGGACCTCCAGGTCTCCGTCACCCCGGACGACCGCAAGCTCGCCGCGGCCGGTCTCACGGCCATGAAGCTCGGCGAGGCCCTCCGCTCCGGCGGCGGCACCCTCCCGGCCGGTTCCTTCTCCGAGACGGGCAAGAGCCGCACCATCCAGGTCGGCGGCGGCTACACCTCGCTGAAGCAGATCGAGGACCTCCGCATCCCGGCGGCCACCCCCGGCAAGGGCAAGGCGGTCCGCCTCGGCGACGTCGCCACCGTCCGCCAGGAGGAGTCGCCGCGCGTCTCCCTCACCCGGACCAACGGCAAGCCCAGCCTCGCTGTCATGGCCACCATGGACAAGGACGGCAGCGCCGTCGCGATCTCCGACGCCGTCAAGGAGAAGCTGCCCGAACTGCGCGCCGACCTCGGCGCGGGCGCCGAGCTGACCGTGGTCTCCGACCAGGGCCCGGCCGTCGCCAAGGCCGTCTCCGGCCTGACCACCGAGGGCGCCCTCGGTCTCGTCATGGCCGTCCTGGTGATCCTGGTGTTCCTCGCGTCGATCCGCTCCACCCTGGTCACCGCGGTCTCCATCCCGCTCTCGGTCGTCCTCGCGCTCATCGTGCTGTGGACCCGCGACCTCTCGCTCAACATGCTGACGCTCGGCGCGCTCACCATCGCCATCGGCCGGGTCGTCGACGACTCGATCGTGGTCCTGGAGAACATCAAGCGTCACCTCGGCTACGGCGACGAGCGGCAGACCGCCATCCTCACCGCGGTCCGCGAGGTGGCGGGCGCCGTCACCTCCTCGACCCTCACCACCGTCGCCGTCTTCCTGCCGATCGGTCTGACCGGCGGCATGATCGGCGAGCTGTTCGGCTCGTTCTCGCTGACCGTCACCGCGGCCCTGCTGGCCTCGCTGCTCGTCTCCCTGACCGTCGTCCCGGTCCTCTCGTACTGGTTCCTGCGCGCCCCCAAGGGCACCCCGGAGGACCTGGCCGAGGCCCGCAGGCTGGCCGAGGAGAAGGAGGAGAGGAGCCGTCTCCAGCGCCTGTACGTGCCGGTCCTGAAGTTCGCGACCCGGCGCCGGCTGACCAGCCTCGCCATCGCGTTCGTCGTCCTGATCGTCACCTTCGGCATGGCCCCGCTCCTGAAGACGAACTTCTTCGACCAGGGCGAGCAGGAGGTGCTCAGCATCCAGCAGGAGCTGGCGCCCGGCACCGCCCTGGACGCCTCCGACGCGGCCGCGAAGAAGATCGAGAAGCTCCTCGCGGACACCGACGGCGTCAAGGACTACCAGGTCAACGTCGGCTCGTCCGGCTTCATGGCGGCCTTCGGCGGCGGCACCGGCACCAACCAGGCCACCTACCAGGTCAGCCTGGAGGAGTCCGCCTCGTTCGAGAAGACCCGGGACGCCATCGAGAAGGGCCTCGCCGCCCTCGACGGCGTCGGCGACACCAAGCTCGCCGCGGGCGACGGCTTCGGCAGCCAGGACCTGAGCGTGGTCGTCAAGGCCGCCGACGCCGAGGTCCTGGAGAAGGCCTCCGAGCAGGTCCGGACGGCGATCGCCGGGATGAAGGACGTCACCGACGTCCAGAGCGACCTCTCGCAGTCCGTCCCGCGCATCTCGGTCAAGGCGAAGCCCTCGGCCGCCGACGCCGGCTTCGACTCCGCCTCGCTCGGCATGATCGTCGCCCAGGCCGTCCGGGGCACCCCGGCCGCCAAGGCGATCCTCGACGACAGCGAGCGGGACGTCCTCATCACCTCGGCGAAGCCGGTCACCACCCTGGCCGGGCTCAAGGCTCTGCCCCTCGGCCCGGTGAAGCTGGGCGACATCGCCGCCGTCGAGCTCGTCCCCGGCCCGGTCTCCATGACCCGGATCGACGGCGCCCGCGCCGCGACGATCACGGCCAAGCCGGTCGGCGACAACACCGGCGCCGTGAGCACCACCCTCCAGCAGAAGATCGACGCGCTGGACCTGCCCGAGGGCGCCACCGCCAGCATCGGCGGTGTCTCCGAGGACCAGTCCGAGGCCTTCCTCAACCTGTTCCTGGCGATGCTCGCGGCGATCGCGATCGTCTTCATGCTGCTGGTCGCGACCTTCCGGTCGCTGATCCAGCCGCTGATCCTGCTGGTCTCGATCCCGTTCGCGGCGACCGGCGCGATCGGTCTCCTCGTGGTCACCGACACCGCGATGGGCGTCCCGGCGATGATCGGCATGCTGATGCTCATCGGCATCGTCGTCACCAACGCGATCGTCCTGATCGACCTGATCAACCAGTACCGGGCGCAGGGCCTGGGCGTCGTCGAAGCGGTGATCGAGGGCGGCCGGCACCGGCTCCGCCCGATCCTGATGACCGCCCTGGCGACGATCTTCGCCCTGCTGCCGATGGCGCTCGGCATCACCGGTGAGGGCGGCTTCATCGCCCAGCCGCTGGCCGTGGTGGTGATCGGCGGTCTGATCACCTCGACGCTGCTGACGCTGCTCCTCGTCCCGACGCTCTACGCGATGGTGGAACTCCGCAAGGAGCGCCGGGCGAAGAAGAAGGCGGCGAAGAAGGGCGCGGAGTCCGGTGACGCGCCGGTCCCGCCGCAGGCGAAGGAGCCGGCCGCGGTCTGATCCGTACGGTACGAAGGAAGGGGCGCCCCGCGATCACGCGGGGCGCCCCTTCCCGTCAGCTGCACGGAGAACCGTTACGGCAGAGCGAGCATCCGCTCAAGCGCGAGCTTCGCGAAGCTCTCCGTCTCCTTGTCGACCTGGATCTGGTTGACGAGGTTGCCCTCGGCAAGCGACTCCAGGGTCCACACCAGGTGCGGCAGGTCGATGCGGTTCATCGTCGAGCAGAAGCAGACCGTCTTGTCGAGGAAGACGATCTCCTTGCCCTGGTCGGCGAATCGGTTCGCCAGCCGGCGGACCAGGTTCAGCTCCGTGCCGATGGCCCACTTGGAACCGGCCGGGGCCGCCTCCAGGGTGTTGATGATGTACTCGGTCGAGCCCACGTAGTCCGCGGCGGCGACGACCTCGTGCCGGCACTCGGGGTGGACGAGCACGTTCACGCCCGGGATGCGCTCGCGGACGTCGTTGACCGAGTCCAGCGAGAAGCGGCCGTGCACCGAGCAGTGACCCCGCCACAGGATCATCTTGGCGGCGCGCAGCTCCTCGACGGTGAGCCCGCCGTTCGGCTTGTGCGGGTTGTACAGGACGCAGTCGTCGAGGGACATGCCCATGTCGCGGACGGCGGTGTTGCGGCCGAGGTGCTGGTCCGGCAGGAACAGCA is a window encoding:
- a CDS encoding response regulator transcription factor, with the translated sequence MTIRVLLADDQALLRSAFKVLVNSEPDMEVVGEAADGAQAVALARSERADVVLMDIRMPGTDGLAATRMITADPELSDVRIVMLTTFEVDEYVVQSLRAGASGFLGKGAEPEELLGAIRIAHAGEALLSPAATKGLIATFLAQGPGADVVGDGDRGRTERLAALTAREREVLVLVAGGLSNDEIAERLDVSPLTVKTHVNRAMAKLGARDRAQLVVTAYESGLVRPRVE
- a CDS encoding sensor histidine kinase — its product is MTPTGPATGTLFARLRDGFRAHPLAFDATLAFGVLVSMIAGSFTDPHGSPTGPTFGERVPSVTSVLLMVLAAAALVLRRRYPFHVLCFTVAVSLLELVNDTRPATVSMSAVIALYTVASRTDRPTTWRVGLVTMAALTAAAMAFGPTPWYAQENLGLFAWTGMAAAAGDAVRSRRAFVDAIRERAERAERTREEEAGRRVAEERLRIARDLHDVVAHHIALVNVQAGVAAHVMDKRPDQAKEALAHVRDASRSALDELRATVGLLRQSGDPEAPTEPAPGLAVLDGLLDSFRKAGLPVALARTDGERPLPATVDLAAYRIVQEALTNVRKHAGPDAKAEVSVVRVGRTVEITVLDNGTSVPDPDRDPDPDPVPNGGHGLLGMRERVGALGGTLTAAPRYGGGFRVQAILPVTFRTGEDT
- a CDS encoding efflux RND transporter permease subunit, producing MSWLSRFSLAQRALIGLISIVALVFGAIAIPQLKQQLFPSIELPMVSVLAPYQGASPDVVEKQVVEPLENNLKAVDGLKSVTSTASEGMALVMASFDYGDESTKQLVADVQQAVNRARAELPDTVDPQVVAGSTDDIPTVVLAAASDQDPQALADLLDRTVVPAIEGIEGVGQVSVTGVQDLQVSVTPDDRKLAAAGLTAMKLGEALRSGGGTLPAGSFSETGKSRTIQVGGGYTSLKQIEDLRIPAATPGKGKAVRLGDVATVRQEESPRVSLTRTNGKPSLAVMATMDKDGSAVAISDAVKEKLPELRADLGAGAELTVVSDQGPAVAKAVSGLTTEGALGLVMAVLVILVFLASIRSTLVTAVSIPLSVVLALIVLWTRDLSLNMLTLGALTIAIGRVVDDSIVVLENIKRHLGYGDERQTAILTAVREVAGAVTSSTLTTVAVFLPIGLTGGMIGELFGSFSLTVTAALLASLLVSLTVVPVLSYWFLRAPKGTPEDLAEARRLAEEKEERSRLQRLYVPVLKFATRRRLTSLAIAFVVLIVTFGMAPLLKTNFFDQGEQEVLSIQQELAPGTALDASDAAAKKIEKLLADTDGVKDYQVNVGSSGFMAAFGGGTGTNQATYQVSLEESASFEKTRDAIEKGLAALDGVGDTKLAAGDGFGSQDLSVVVKAADAEVLEKASEQVRTAIAGMKDVTDVQSDLSQSVPRISVKAKPSAADAGFDSASLGMIVAQAVRGTPAAKAILDDSERDVLITSAKPVTTLAGLKALPLGPVKLGDIAAVELVPGPVSMTRIDGARAATITAKPVGDNTGAVSTTLQQKIDALDLPEGATASIGGVSEDQSEAFLNLFLAMLAAIAIVFMLLVATFRSLIQPLILLVSIPFAATGAIGLLVVTDTAMGVPAMIGMLMLIGIVVTNAIVLIDLINQYRAQGLGVVEAVIEGGRHRLRPILMTALATIFALLPMALGITGEGGFIAQPLAVVVIGGLITSTLLTLLLVPTLYAMVELRKERRAKKKAAKKGAESGDAPVPPQAKEPAAV
- a CDS encoding PspA/IM30 family protein, whose product is MSGVMKRMGMIFRAKANKALDRAEDPRETLDYSYQKQLELLQKVRRGVADVATSRKRLELQLNQLQGQSAKLEDQGRKALALGREDLAREALSRRAALQQQVSDLEVQHQTLQGEEEKLTLAAQRLQAKVDAFRTKKETIKATYTAAQAQTRIAESFSGISEEMSDVGLAIQRAEDKTAQLQARAGAIDELLASGALDDQSGLAKDDIQAELDRLSGGTDVELELQRMKAELAGGPSAQQQAIEGGGAAAPQDAPPQQQSHPRFEK